The following coding sequences lie in one Changpingibacter yushuensis genomic window:
- a CDS encoding trimeric intracellular cation channel family protein, whose protein sequence is MDAAEIFPSVLRIFDVGGVLVSGIVGGMVAREKHFDIIGFFALSVIAALGGGMLRDVLLQQGTPVALTDPYYLVFALVGALISFNLRLSGKWWSRFFIVADAFVIGAWSATGALKTLSAGLGIIPAVMLGVITAVGGGAIRDIAVGRIPAVFGGNTLYATASLVGTIPAISLWFAGYPTLATFASTMVGGGLCIAARRFRWRLPEHSHFPLTDAYGKMRMSLAEYVHQRELAKKHALPRGAGSSVGSERADTGEPVAGVEEKRDDRTLGARSRMMKRSNK, encoded by the coding sequence GTGGATGCCGCAGAGATTTTTCCTTCGGTCCTCCGAATTTTCGACGTCGGAGGTGTGCTCGTATCGGGGATCGTCGGCGGGATGGTGGCCCGCGAAAAGCACTTTGACATCATCGGATTCTTTGCGCTGTCTGTGATCGCAGCGCTCGGTGGCGGTATGCTCCGCGACGTTCTGCTTCAGCAGGGAACCCCCGTCGCGTTGACGGACCCGTATTACCTCGTTTTTGCCCTTGTGGGTGCGCTCATTTCCTTCAACTTGCGCTTGTCGGGAAAGTGGTGGAGCAGGTTCTTCATCGTTGCGGACGCCTTCGTGATCGGCGCATGGTCAGCAACGGGAGCGCTCAAGACGCTTTCGGCCGGCTTGGGAATCATCCCTGCAGTGATGCTCGGGGTGATTACGGCTGTTGGGGGCGGTGCGATTCGAGATATCGCAGTGGGGCGCATCCCAGCAGTGTTTGGCGGCAACACCTTATATGCCACCGCATCGCTCGTTGGCACCATTCCAGCGATTTCCCTTTGGTTTGCTGGCTATCCAACTTTGGCGACCTTTGCTTCCACGATGGTGGGCGGCGGGCTGTGTATCGCGGCACGGCGGTTCCGGTGGCGCCTTCCCGAACACTCACACTTTCCGCTCACTGATGCGTATGGAAAGATGCGGATGAGTCTGGCTGAGTACGTTCACCAGCGTGAACTGGCTAAGAAGCACGCGCTCCCGCGCGGCGCTGGCAGCTCAGTAGGTTCAGAACGTGCTGATACTGGTGAACCCGTTGCTGGTGTAGAGGAGAAGCGCGACGATCGCACGCTTGGTGCGCGATCACGCATGATGAAACGATCCAATAAGTAG
- the garR gene encoding 2-hydroxy-3-oxopropionate reductase, protein MKIGFIGLGIMGRPMAKNLVKAGHELYVNDFNKDAVSELVSLGATAVANAKEAAAAAELVITMLPNSPHVKTVALGEGGIIEGVHEGLIYVDMSSIAPLVSREVHDALAEKGLPMLDAPVSGGEPKAIDGTMSVMVGGDKDVFDKVAPILNVMAGDVTYVGSIGAGNIAKLANQSIVAINIAACAEAFTLAQKAGVDPEAVYKAIRGGLAGSTVMDAKVPMMLARNFKPGFRINLHIKDLGNVLDTGHGVDAPLPLTSLVREMMSVLNGDGCAADDHSSLVKVYEKLANIELQPGEPSTEA, encoded by the coding sequence ATGAAGATCGGTTTCATCGGACTCGGAATCATGGGACGCCCCATGGCCAAGAATTTGGTCAAGGCTGGCCATGAACTGTACGTCAACGATTTCAACAAGGATGCGGTCTCGGAGCTCGTCTCCCTCGGTGCAACCGCAGTTGCGAATGCAAAGGAAGCTGCAGCTGCTGCTGAACTTGTCATCACCATGCTCCCCAACTCCCCGCACGTGAAGACGGTTGCGCTGGGTGAAGGCGGCATCATCGAAGGAGTTCACGAGGGCCTGATCTACGTGGACATGTCTTCGATCGCTCCGTTGGTTTCCCGTGAAGTGCACGATGCGCTCGCCGAAAAGGGCCTTCCCATGCTGGATGCACCGGTTTCTGGCGGAGAGCCGAAGGCAATCGATGGCACCATGTCCGTCATGGTCGGTGGCGATAAGGACGTTTTCGACAAGGTCGCCCCTATCCTGAACGTCATGGCTGGCGACGTCACGTACGTGGGCAGCATCGGCGCTGGCAACATCGCCAAGCTTGCCAACCAGTCCATCGTGGCAATCAACATTGCCGCCTGCGCTGAGGCCTTCACCTTGGCACAGAAGGCTGGCGTTGACCCGGAGGCAGTCTACAAGGCGATTCGCGGCGGCCTTGCCGGATCGACAGTTATGGATGCCAAGGTTCCCATGATGCTCGCTCGCAACTTCAAGCCGGGCTTCCGCATCAACCTTCACATCAAGGATCTGGGTAACGTCCTAGATACCGGTCATGGCGTGGATGCCCCACTTCCGCTGACCTCACTCGTTCGCGAAATGATGAGCGTTTTGAACGGTGATGGATGCGCCGCTGATGATCACTCCTCGCTCGTGAAGGTTTACGAGAAGCTCGCCAACATTGAGCTTCAGCCAGGCGAACCGAGCACCGAAGCCTGA
- a CDS encoding gluconate:H+ symporter, giving the protein MPLVVVALAVALLIFLMTKLKLNGFISLLLVATLVGIWAAVTGQLTVGDEPATIADIADILEDGIGGQMSSTLVVVGLGAMIGRVMGDAGAARRIALRIVDVFGENGVQWAMVITSMLIGVTMFYEVAFVIIVPVAFTLARATKSNLLWVGLPMSITLSTMHSFLPPHPGPTAVAGMYEASVGMTLAYGLIMAIPVGTFVAMVWPRLAFVKKMNPEIPAGLISEDEIPDDKLPSMGVSLTVALFPVVFIAGAAIFDMVNDSDSALGDTINFLGSPAIALLMALLLAMYVFGPHMGRPMSAVAKSAAEAGKAMAMILLVIAAGGAFKSVLTAAGIGDYIAELTGTWAISPLILAWLIAAILRIALGSATVAVATAAGIAAPLVASAGVSPELMVLATTTGSIAFSHVNDPGFWMFKEYFNLSVTEAIKTRTTYTTLLSILGLIAVMLMSLVIK; this is encoded by the coding sequence ATGCCTCTCGTAGTTGTGGCACTCGCTGTAGCGCTACTCATTTTCCTTATGACCAAGCTGAAGCTCAACGGCTTCATTTCGCTTCTACTCGTTGCAACCTTGGTCGGCATCTGGGCTGCAGTAACCGGCCAGCTTACTGTTGGCGACGAACCTGCCACCATTGCTGATATCGCAGACATCCTCGAGGATGGCATCGGCGGCCAGATGTCCTCAACCCTAGTTGTTGTTGGACTAGGCGCGATGATCGGCCGCGTTATGGGCGACGCCGGCGCCGCCCGGCGGATCGCTTTGCGGATCGTGGATGTCTTCGGTGAGAACGGTGTGCAATGGGCGATGGTCATCACATCCATGCTCATCGGCGTGACCATGTTCTACGAAGTTGCTTTCGTCATTATCGTGCCGGTCGCGTTTACGCTCGCGAGGGCCACAAAGTCCAACTTGCTATGGGTTGGCCTGCCGATGTCCATCACGCTTTCCACGATGCACTCCTTCTTGCCGCCACACCCTGGCCCAACGGCTGTTGCAGGTATGTACGAGGCCTCTGTTGGCATGACGTTGGCATACGGACTCATCATGGCAATTCCCGTGGGCACGTTTGTTGCTATGGTGTGGCCCCGCCTAGCCTTCGTCAAGAAGATGAACCCGGAGATCCCTGCGGGCCTCATCTCCGAAGACGAAATCCCAGACGATAAGCTTCCGTCAATGGGGGTGTCCCTGACCGTCGCGCTCTTCCCCGTGGTGTTTATCGCGGGTGCGGCGATCTTCGACATGGTGAATGATTCCGATTCTGCTTTGGGCGACACCATAAACTTCCTCGGTTCACCAGCAATTGCGCTGCTCATGGCTCTGCTGCTTGCCATGTACGTGTTCGGTCCACACATGGGCCGCCCGATGAGCGCTGTTGCAAAGTCGGCCGCTGAAGCAGGCAAGGCCATGGCTATGATCCTCCTTGTCATCGCTGCGGGTGGAGCATTCAAATCGGTGCTCACCGCCGCAGGCATTGGCGATTACATCGCCGAACTCACTGGTACATGGGCAATCTCGCCACTTATCCTCGCCTGGCTCATCGCCGCGATCCTGCGCATCGCTCTAGGCTCGGCAACGGTGGCCGTGGCGACCGCCGCCGGTATTGCAGCTCCACTGGTCGCGTCGGCAGGAGTCTCTCCTGAGCTCATGGTGCTTGCAACCACTACTGGTTCCATCGCCTTCTCTCATGTGAACGATCCGGGCTTCTGGATGTTCAAGGAGTACTTCAACCTTTCGGTGACGGAGGCAATCAAGACCCGCACCACCTACACAACGCTTCTTTCGATCCTCGGCCTCATAGCCGTCATGCTTATGAGCCTCGTCATCAAGTGA
- a CDS encoding IclR family transcriptional regulator, with translation MTATSTPNGVRTVKSASRTIELLEYLASRQANPPHLAEVCTALGAPRSSVYALLRTLVQQGWVQSDGTDGYSLGIRVLIAGTSYIDSDPYVRIVRPILVDLSTTFGETFHMGRIDGDKVVYLFTQESHRELRAYSRVGRRMPATATALGKVILAHRPELIPETFERLTEFSITNRVDFDADVATTLERGYSTEDQENTLGVRCIAFPLPYSQPVTDAISCSIPKVRWTEANVERITEGMRAAVIRIVESAPVSV, from the coding sequence ATGACTGCCACGTCAACTCCAAACGGCGTGCGGACTGTCAAGTCCGCGAGCCGCACCATTGAACTCCTTGAGTACCTAGCGTCACGGCAGGCCAACCCCCCGCACCTAGCCGAAGTCTGTACTGCCCTTGGCGCGCCACGTTCCTCCGTCTACGCACTCTTGCGGACCCTCGTGCAACAAGGTTGGGTTCAATCCGACGGCACCGATGGCTACTCTTTGGGTATCCGGGTACTCATAGCCGGAACGTCGTACATCGACTCAGATCCGTACGTGCGAATCGTGCGGCCCATCTTGGTTGATCTGTCCACCACGTTCGGAGAGACGTTCCATATGGGCAGGATCGACGGCGACAAGGTGGTGTACCTGTTCACGCAAGAATCCCACCGCGAACTGCGCGCCTACTCCCGAGTTGGGCGCCGTATGCCCGCCACCGCCACTGCACTAGGCAAGGTGATTCTGGCGCATCGGCCCGAACTGATCCCAGAGACCTTTGAACGGTTAACCGAGTTTTCTATCACCAACCGCGTTGATTTCGACGCCGACGTCGCCACCACCCTTGAGCGCGGGTACTCCACCGAAGACCAAGAAAACACCCTAGGAGTTCGATGCATTGCGTTCCCACTGCCCTACTCCCAGCCGGTTACTGACGCGATCTCCTGCTCAATCCCAAAGGTTCGTTGGACCGAAGCGAATGTCGAACGGATCACCGAAGGAATGCGCGCCGCAGTAATTCGAATTGTTGAGTCAGCACCCGTCTCAGTGTGA
- a CDS encoding endonuclease/exonuclease/phosphatase family protein — MRITPMKILWGIFAIALIAASSLTLKPDAVPEVATLTLRTPITQVIALRGWMMLGFFGGAIFFAIIGAVRRTMLGRGRIAFFLSAALAVVGVLHGVTIYSRGISNPGSLSADPGITTSSSGNGAITVLQYNTHGGLVEATSIADLVEEEGIDVLTLPETSTVSGVEIVDELANRGLTFQMFDTGTAGTDADYDSTVLLVSSAMGEYVEADVDTGDAVYRSIVRAVPADGSGPDLIAIHSVAPSTLSTKQWRIEIESAYNLCGAYPNAIYSGDFNSTVDHELALGLSTTCTDAVAQAGSAGLGTWPSNLPSWLGSPIDRVMAPTGYEGTEAAIVDLGGSDHRGVVVRLTPET; from the coding sequence ATGCGCATCACGCCTATGAAGATCCTGTGGGGCATTTTCGCCATTGCGCTCATTGCCGCTTCTTCCCTAACTCTGAAACCGGATGCGGTTCCTGAAGTGGCAACCCTGACGCTACGAACCCCGATCACGCAGGTAATCGCTCTACGCGGATGGATGATGCTCGGCTTCTTTGGCGGCGCCATCTTTTTCGCCATTATCGGAGCCGTTCGCCGCACCATGTTGGGACGAGGCCGTATCGCATTCTTCCTTTCTGCCGCGCTCGCCGTGGTTGGCGTTCTTCACGGCGTCACTATCTATTCCCGCGGAATCTCCAACCCCGGTTCGTTGAGTGCCGATCCGGGGATAACGACGTCGTCGTCGGGAAATGGCGCAATTACCGTGTTGCAGTACAACACGCACGGTGGACTCGTGGAAGCCACCAGCATTGCGGACCTGGTTGAAGAAGAGGGCATAGATGTCTTGACGTTGCCCGAAACCTCGACCGTATCGGGGGTGGAGATTGTGGATGAGCTCGCGAATCGAGGGCTCACTTTCCAGATGTTTGATACAGGTACTGCAGGTACAGACGCCGATTACGATTCGACCGTCCTGCTGGTCTCCTCTGCCATGGGGGAGTACGTGGAAGCGGATGTGGATACCGGCGATGCGGTGTACCGCTCAATTGTCCGGGCGGTTCCGGCAGATGGTTCAGGACCGGACCTGATTGCGATCCATTCGGTTGCGCCGTCCACCTTGTCCACCAAACAATGGCGCATCGAGATTGAAAGCGCCTACAACCTTTGCGGTGCCTATCCGAACGCTATCTACTCGGGCGATTTCAACTCGACAGTTGACCACGAGTTGGCACTTGGTCTTTCCACCACGTGTACAGATGCAGTCGCTCAGGCAGGATCTGCCGGGCTAGGCACGTGGCCCTCCAACCTGCCCAGCTGGCTCGGTTCCCCAATCGATCGCGTCATGGCTCCCACAGGATATGAAGGAACTGAAGCCGCAATCGTTGATCTGGGAGGCTCAGATCATCGGGGTGTAGTTGTGAGGCTGACCCCCGAAACCTGA
- the dapA gene encoding 4-hydroxy-tetrahydrodipicolinate synthase encodes MTFKPQGIIPALVTPLDQDGELLEQGLRDVLDYTINNGVHGVFVLGSSGEIYGLTDAQKRRVVELTVEHVNGRVPVYAGASEITTRDCIKTAKMVAEVGGVSALSVLTPYFMTPTQSELADHYRAIASETDLPILLYSNPGRTQVPLALSTVVELAEVPNIVGVKDSAGNMTLTADYLREVPEDFAVIMGRDTLIFPALAMGATGAIASTANIAPRLLSDLYNSFVAGDHTRSLELQKKISPLRNLLDKATFPVVLKEGLRYAGVEAGYCFAPAKELASQFREPLRKAVEAVTQF; translated from the coding sequence ATGACGTTCAAACCTCAAGGCATCATCCCTGCGCTTGTTACACCTCTAGACCAAGATGGTGAGCTTCTTGAGCAAGGACTCCGCGATGTGCTCGACTACACCATCAACAATGGGGTCCATGGCGTGTTCGTGCTTGGGTCCTCCGGTGAGATTTACGGCCTTACGGATGCCCAGAAGCGCCGCGTGGTTGAGTTGACTGTCGAGCATGTCAACGGCCGCGTGCCGGTCTATGCAGGTGCCTCTGAGATCACTACTCGTGACTGCATCAAGACGGCAAAGATGGTAGCCGAGGTGGGGGGCGTCTCTGCGCTGTCCGTTCTGACCCCCTACTTCATGACCCCAACTCAGTCTGAGCTGGCTGACCACTACAGGGCGATTGCCTCAGAGACGGACCTGCCCATCCTGCTCTACTCGAATCCTGGCCGTACTCAGGTTCCACTTGCGCTCTCCACTGTGGTTGAGCTTGCTGAGGTTCCTAACATTGTTGGCGTTAAGGATTCGGCTGGAAACATGACACTTACCGCTGACTATTTGCGCGAGGTTCCAGAAGATTTCGCAGTGATCATGGGCCGTGACACGCTCATTTTCCCAGCGCTCGCCATGGGTGCCACAGGTGCAATCGCTTCGACCGCCAATATCGCCCCGCGCCTTCTATCCGATCTGTATAACTCCTTTGTCGCAGGTGACCACACCCGTTCCCTCGAACTTCAGAAGAAGATCTCGCCGTTGCGAAACCTGCTGGATAAGGCAACTTTCCCCGTGGTTCTCAAAGAAGGGCTGCGCTATGCGGGAGTGGAAGCAGGGTATTGCTTTGCCCCAGCGAAGGAGCTTGCGTCTCAGTTCCGTGAGCCGCTCCGGAAGGCTGTTGAAGCAGTCACCCAATTCTGA
- a CDS encoding ADP-ribosylglycohydrolase family protein gives MDIPQPTNTTPQNHIELTPEIVDRARGALLAAACGDALGVPYEFDSPTQTPEMIGGGLGPYDPGQWSDDTEMSTCVARVAASGLALDRPGAMDKIGAGFFEWIRDGALDVGIQTRAVLNAAVEAGRGDISDRLNAAAAQYAHTSGRSGGNGALMRTAPVGLAFLGSRGRTAKAAVDVARLTHVDKFVDESCVLWSEAIRHAVLTGEINIRAGLDLINEDSVDYWTTVLDDAEAGKANSHQNGFTVHALACAWQAVWSVRDHSEDAIRVGITNAVRIGGDTDTVASIAGALLGAAWGASKVPGEWVSVVHGWPGLTATQYADMGEKIIRTAADKEIG, from the coding sequence ATGGACATCCCTCAGCCCACCAACACCACGCCACAAAACCACATTGAGTTGACACCTGAGATTGTGGACCGCGCCCGTGGCGCCCTCCTTGCCGCCGCCTGCGGCGACGCCCTAGGTGTGCCCTACGAGTTCGATTCGCCTACACAAACTCCTGAGATGATCGGCGGAGGCCTTGGCCCCTATGATCCAGGCCAGTGGTCAGACGATACGGAGATGTCAACATGCGTCGCCCGCGTAGCCGCTTCAGGTCTAGCCCTAGATCGCCCCGGAGCAATGGACAAGATAGGCGCCGGCTTCTTCGAATGGATTCGTGACGGCGCACTCGACGTCGGCATCCAGACGCGCGCCGTACTCAACGCCGCTGTCGAAGCCGGAAGAGGCGACATCTCGGATAGGCTCAATGCCGCAGCAGCACAATACGCGCACACTTCGGGCCGATCCGGCGGAAACGGCGCACTCATGCGCACAGCCCCTGTTGGACTGGCTTTCCTCGGCTCACGCGGGCGCACGGCAAAGGCGGCAGTAGATGTTGCGCGCCTGACTCACGTGGACAAGTTTGTGGATGAGTCGTGCGTACTATGGTCCGAAGCGATTCGTCACGCCGTGCTCACCGGTGAAATCAACATCCGGGCCGGCTTGGATCTGATCAATGAAGATTCTGTGGATTATTGGACCACTGTTTTGGACGACGCCGAAGCAGGCAAGGCCAACTCCCATCAAAACGGTTTCACCGTGCACGCCCTCGCCTGCGCTTGGCAGGCCGTGTGGTCCGTGCGAGATCACTCAGAGGATGCCATCCGGGTGGGCATCACCAACGCAGTTCGAATTGGTGGAGACACAGACACAGTGGCCTCCATTGCTGGCGCACTTCTGGGTGCAGCATGGGGTGCATCGAAAGTCCCTGGCGAATGGGTCTCTGTAGTACACGGTTGGCCGGGACTCACGGCCACCCAGTACGCCGATATGGGCGAGAAGATCATACGCACCGCAGCGGATAAGGAGATCGGCTAA